A genomic stretch from Nocardia wallacei includes:
- a CDS encoding NAD(P)-dependent alcohol dehydrogenase produces MQALQYRTIGAAPELVTVPDPEPGPGQVLLRVTAAGVCHSDIAVMSWPASEFPYRLPLTLGHEGAGTIAALGEGVTGFSVGDSVAVYGPWGCGACPPCAAGKENYCLRATELGIFPPGLGAPGAIAEYLIVDNARHLEPLDGPDPVRTVPLTDAGLTPYHAVKRSLPKLVPGSTAVVIGAGGLGHVAIQLLRAVSPARVIAMDVNAEKLELARTVGAHEVVASDDKAAARVRDLTGGRGATAVFDFVGAAPTTATAAACVAMEGDVTIVGIGGGTVPVGFGALPFEVTVTAPYWGSRGELREVLDLARAGSIDVHVETFSMAEAPLAYERLHAGKINGRAVILPNG; encoded by the coding sequence ATGCAGGCTCTGCAGTATCGAACCATCGGCGCGGCACCGGAACTGGTCACGGTGCCCGACCCCGAACCCGGACCGGGCCAGGTGTTGCTGCGGGTGACTGCTGCGGGAGTCTGTCATTCCGATATCGCGGTGATGTCCTGGCCGGCGAGCGAATTCCCCTACCGGTTACCGCTGACGCTCGGGCACGAGGGCGCGGGGACCATCGCCGCCCTCGGCGAGGGAGTCACCGGGTTCTCGGTCGGCGATTCGGTGGCCGTCTACGGACCCTGGGGTTGCGGCGCGTGCCCGCCCTGCGCCGCGGGTAAGGAGAACTACTGCCTGCGCGCGACCGAGCTGGGCATCTTCCCACCCGGTCTGGGTGCGCCGGGCGCCATCGCCGAGTATCTGATCGTCGACAACGCCCGGCACCTGGAACCGCTCGACGGGCCCGACCCGGTGCGGACGGTGCCGCTCACCGACGCGGGGCTCACCCCCTACCACGCCGTCAAACGGTCACTGCCGAAGCTGGTGCCGGGGTCGACCGCGGTCGTGATCGGCGCGGGCGGGCTCGGGCATGTGGCGATTCAGCTGTTGCGCGCGGTGAGTCCTGCCCGGGTGATCGCGATGGACGTCAACGCGGAGAAGCTGGAGTTGGCGCGCACGGTCGGCGCGCACGAGGTGGTGGCCTCCGACGACAAGGCCGCGGCGCGGGTACGCGACCTCACCGGCGGCCGCGGGGCGACGGCCGTCTTCGATTTCGTCGGCGCCGCCCCCACCACGGCCACGGCCGCCGCGTGCGTGGCGATGGAGGGCGATGTGACGATCGTCGGCATCGGCGGCGGCACCGTCCCCGTCGGCTTCGGCGCGCTGCCCTTCGAGGTCACGGTGACCGCTCCGTACTGGGGCAGCCGCGGCGAACTGCGCGAGGTGCTCGACCTGGCCCGGGCCGGTTCGATCGATGTACACGTGGAGACGTTCTCGATGGCGGAGGCGCCGCTCGCCTATGAGCGGCTGCACGCCGGAAAGATCAACGGGCGCGCGGTGATCCTGCCCAACGGCTAG
- a CDS encoding MFS transporter, which produces MRLDTTPDTSSTTPLRTPVVWFMALAAAFGTAVVYPLQPAVAQVAGSLHTAPAAIGAALAGGPIGYLLGLALLVPLVDRHPPRHVLSLQFGALAAACAASAVANSPWLLGLVTGLVGGCSSVGAQLSSVAGRFAQPGRRSTVLGIVTAGISAGILAGRIVGGWLADVIGWRAMLLVFAMACAVLAVAARLALPAATGTAPTGYLATLRGIPGLYARYPLLRTAAGRGALWFFAFCAIWAGLAVALSGPPFSYSPERIGLYAVAGLLGIVATRASGAWTDRVGARRVILLGLALAGLGAAALAVSLSNTVVTLLCLGLFDAGLFAAQVANQSTVLGIDPAAPARFNSAYMTVYFVGGSAGTAFGAAAVGWFGWTPTVFVAVAAISVAATRVRRVG; this is translated from the coding sequence ATGCGACTCGATACGACTCCGGACACCAGCAGCACCACCCCATTGCGGACACCCGTGGTGTGGTTCATGGCGCTGGCGGCGGCGTTCGGCACCGCCGTGGTCTATCCGCTGCAACCGGCCGTGGCGCAGGTCGCCGGGTCGCTGCACACCGCACCGGCGGCGATCGGGGCGGCGTTGGCGGGCGGCCCGATCGGCTATCTGCTGGGTTTGGCGCTGCTGGTGCCGCTCGTCGACCGCCATCCGCCGCGGCACGTGCTGTCGCTCCAATTCGGCGCGCTCGCAGCCGCTTGCGCCGCCAGTGCGGTGGCGAATTCGCCGTGGCTGCTCGGCCTGGTGACCGGGCTGGTCGGCGGGTGCTCCTCGGTGGGTGCGCAATTGAGTTCCGTCGCAGGGCGTTTCGCGCAGCCGGGGCGGCGATCGACCGTGCTGGGGATCGTGACCGCCGGAATCTCGGCGGGCATTCTCGCGGGACGGATCGTGGGCGGATGGCTGGCGGACGTGATCGGTTGGCGGGCAATGCTTCTGGTGTTCGCCATGGCGTGCGCGGTCCTCGCCGTCGCGGCCCGGCTGGCACTGCCCGCCGCGACGGGCACGGCGCCGACGGGGTATCTGGCGACGCTGCGCGGCATTCCGGGACTGTACGCGCGGTATCCGCTGTTGCGGACGGCGGCCGGGCGAGGTGCGCTGTGGTTCTTCGCCTTCTGCGCGATCTGGGCCGGGCTCGCGGTCGCGTTGTCCGGGCCGCCGTTCTCGTACTCGCCCGAGCGCATCGGCCTGTACGCCGTCGCGGGGTTGCTGGGCATCGTCGCCACCCGCGCCTCCGGGGCGTGGACCGATCGCGTCGGCGCGCGGCGGGTGATCCTCCTCGGGCTCGCGCTGGCCGGGCTCGGCGCGGCGGCTCTCGCCGTCTCGCTGTCGAATACCGTCGTCACGCTGCTCTGCCTGGGCTTGTTCGACGCCGGGCTGTTCGCCGCGCAGGTCGCCAACCAGAGCACGGTGCTCGGCATCGACCCGGCCGCGCCCGCCCGGTTCAACAGCGCCTACATGACGGTCTACTTCGTCGG